The Microbacterium sp. KUDC0406 genome includes a window with the following:
- a CDS encoding DUF4177 domain-containing protein, whose product MTTWEYLTTPLLIHNTAAILNNWGKQGWELVQVVTGPEGGLVAYFKRPVQEDAATNAGLAAAAEAARQFEGN is encoded by the coding sequence ATGACCACGTGGGAGTATCTGACCACCCCGCTGCTGATCCACAACACGGCCGCGATCCTCAACAACTGGGGCAAGCAGGGCTGGGAACTCGTGCAGGTCGTCACCGGACCCGAGGGAGGGCTGGTCGCGTACTTCAAGCGTCCCGTTCAGGAGGACGCGGCCACCAACGCCGGTCTCGCGGCTGCGGCCGAGGCCGCCCGCCAGTTCGAGGGGAACTGA
- a CDS encoding metallophosphoesterase, which translates to MRTGRRTLTARDAHPALIALGAVGAVGVAAATWGIGIERYLFTVRTATVPMLSPGSAPIRVLHLSDAHMAPWQHRKQQWLASLAELEPDLVVNTGDNLGHPDGLAGIRRAFAPLAGIPGVFVHGSNDVHAPSPRNPFKYFAGPSARRSAPRLLDTDAMDAFFTDELGWTDLNNAAARLTVAGRPVDFFGVDDPHRDWDRLEDLPQRIAEVGPQHPGAPVLGVAHAPYQRVLNEFVDLGADMLIAGHTHGGQVCLPGYGTIVANCDIPLKQAKGLSTWSHGGRSVPLNVSAGCGTSIYAPVRFACRPEASLLTLVAAPSIR; encoded by the coding sequence ATGCGAACGGGAAGACGGACATTGACCGCTCGTGACGCTCACCCGGCCCTCATCGCGCTCGGCGCGGTGGGGGCCGTCGGCGTAGCCGCTGCGACGTGGGGCATCGGCATCGAGCGCTACCTGTTCACGGTGCGCACCGCGACTGTTCCGATGCTCTCCCCTGGGTCTGCCCCGATCCGGGTGCTGCACCTGTCCGACGCGCACATGGCGCCGTGGCAGCATCGCAAGCAGCAGTGGCTGGCCTCGCTCGCCGAGCTCGAGCCCGACCTGGTCGTGAACACCGGCGACAACCTCGGGCATCCGGACGGTCTGGCCGGCATCCGCCGCGCCTTCGCGCCGCTGGCGGGCATTCCGGGCGTGTTCGTGCACGGCTCCAACGACGTGCACGCCCCTTCGCCGCGCAACCCGTTCAAGTACTTCGCCGGTCCGTCCGCGCGCCGCTCCGCGCCACGCCTGCTCGACACCGACGCGATGGACGCCTTCTTCACCGACGAGCTGGGCTGGACCGACCTCAACAACGCGGCGGCCCGGCTGACCGTCGCCGGGCGCCCCGTCGACTTCTTCGGCGTGGACGACCCGCACCGTGACTGGGATCGCCTCGAGGACCTCCCGCAGCGGATCGCCGAGGTCGGACCGCAGCATCCCGGAGCTCCCGTGCTGGGGGTCGCGCACGCGCCCTACCAGCGGGTGCTGAACGAGTTCGTCGACCTCGGAGCCGACATGCTCATCGCCGGCCACACGCACGGCGGCCAGGTCTGCCTGCCCGGGTACGGCACGATCGTCGCGAACTGCGACATCCCGCTGAAGCAGGCCAAGGGCCTGAGCACCTGGTCGCACGGCGGGCGTTCGGTGCCGCTGAACGTGAGCGCCGGATGCGGCACATCGATCTACGCTCCGGTGCGCTTCGCGTGCCGTCCCGAGGCCTCGCTGCTGACCCTCGTCGCGGCGCCCTCGATTCGGTAA
- a CDS encoding RidA family protein encodes MSTTARLAELGIELPAVAAPVAAYVPATVHGDVVYTSGQLPFEEGALPATGKVGAGVDAEDAKSYARNCALNALAAAAAAAGDADRIVGVLRVGGFVASDPAFTGQPGVINGASEVLGEIFGDAGKHVRAAVGVPVLPLDSPVEVEVAFLLG; translated from the coding sequence ATGAGCACCACCGCACGTCTCGCCGAACTCGGCATCGAGCTGCCGGCCGTCGCCGCACCCGTGGCCGCCTACGTGCCCGCCACGGTGCACGGCGACGTCGTCTACACCTCCGGCCAGCTGCCGTTCGAGGAGGGGGCGCTCCCCGCCACGGGCAAGGTCGGCGCCGGAGTCGACGCCGAGGACGCGAAGTCCTACGCCCGCAACTGCGCGCTGAACGCACTCGCCGCGGCCGCGGCGGCGGCAGGCGATGCCGACCGGATCGTCGGGGTGCTGCGAGTCGGCGGCTTCGTGGCATCCGACCCGGCGTTCACCGGTCAGCCCGGTGTGATCAACGGCGCCAGCGAGGTGCTCGGCGAGATCTTCGGCGACGCGGGCAAGCACGTCCGTGCCGCCGTGGGCGTGCCGGTGCTGCCGCTGGACAGCCCGGTCGAGGTCGAGGTCGCCTTCCTCCTCGGCTGA
- a CDS encoding transglycosylase domain-containing protein produces the protein MKGVLGGLLGLVGLSAVAGLLVTATVTPAIAMAGFTGSQALTLFDELPSYLKPSEPMSPTTIYGNDANGKPFKLATFYEQNRTPVTFNQLSPTLVDALLSSEDKNFYSHGGVNLLATVKAVVENVRGTSSRGASTITQQFVKNVLIQQCEQDVPPDDEHYDDKMQQCYLDAATAKGSAGIERKLQEMRYAIQVEKDYSKNDILLGYLNVSNFGGTTYGIEAAANRYFSTTAAKVNLAQAATLAGMVQEPNLLRIDKPEGTWTDKDGKAHNTKDDGYETTKKRRDYVLGQMYLNGQITKAQYDEAKATPVTPKISTTTQGCASARDNAYFCQYALSVIKKDKAFGATASERAANLKRGGMQVYTSLDLRVQSAAVESVHSRVPAFMSGINLGGAAVSIEASTGRVLAIAQNTQFSESAADAKKSGISSQVFAADSAHNGANGFSVGSTYKLFTLIDWLEKGHSVNETLDGRASGTAGTYNRDGCGGTYTLAKDKAIGNSGRNSGYVGSVMRFTARSLNTGFLAMAKQLNLCDINQVAKRMGVHLGSGWDVTKPDQEKNPGANDPFPSVLGSKNIAPIQIAGAYATVANKGKYCEPRVIDKIIGQDGKEIAPPTPACSQVISPEVAATAAYALRGVMEGGTGGGANPYDGTQLIGKTGTAEKEHTMLVESSTKVTTAVWVGNIVGLVPLKKFTAHGVRLNDIRYGMAREIQRAANKAYGGDAFPTPDKNLTRRVLKDLPNVVGMSVDDAKRTLTDAGFQVSVGTAVDSDQPAGNVATQAPGAGQVAAGTTVTIAPSTGKPKETGLKVPDVKGKSAAEAIAELNGAGFTNINWDGRCEPSSKVADTDPAAGSTAQANQGIKVRCEREDGH, from the coding sequence GTGAAAGGTGTGCTCGGCGGACTGCTCGGCCTGGTCGGCCTGAGCGCAGTCGCCGGCCTCCTGGTCACCGCGACGGTCACCCCTGCGATCGCCATGGCCGGTTTCACCGGTTCGCAGGCGCTGACCCTTTTCGACGAGTTGCCGAGCTATCTGAAGCCGTCCGAGCCGATGTCGCCGACGACCATCTACGGCAATGACGCGAACGGCAAGCCGTTCAAGCTCGCCACGTTCTACGAGCAGAACCGCACCCCGGTCACCTTCAATCAGCTGTCTCCCACGCTGGTCGATGCGCTGCTGTCCAGCGAGGACAAGAACTTCTACTCGCACGGCGGCGTGAACCTGCTGGCAACGGTGAAGGCCGTCGTCGAGAACGTCAGGGGCACTTCGTCTCGCGGCGCGTCGACGATCACGCAGCAGTTCGTGAAGAACGTGCTCATCCAGCAGTGCGAGCAGGATGTACCGCCGGATGACGAGCACTACGACGACAAGATGCAGCAGTGCTACCTCGATGCCGCGACGGCGAAGGGGTCGGCGGGCATCGAGCGCAAGCTGCAGGAGATGCGCTACGCGATCCAGGTCGAGAAGGACTACTCCAAGAACGACATCCTGCTCGGGTACCTGAACGTGTCGAACTTCGGCGGCACGACGTACGGCATCGAGGCCGCAGCGAACCGCTACTTCAGCACGACGGCCGCCAAGGTGAACCTGGCGCAGGCGGCGACCCTGGCCGGCATGGTGCAGGAGCCCAACCTGCTGCGCATCGACAAGCCGGAGGGCACCTGGACCGACAAGGACGGCAAGGCGCACAATACGAAGGATGACGGGTACGAGACGACCAAGAAGCGTCGCGACTACGTGCTCGGCCAGATGTATCTGAACGGCCAGATCACCAAGGCGCAGTACGACGAGGCCAAGGCCACACCGGTGACACCCAAGATCTCGACCACCACGCAGGGCTGTGCGAGCGCCCGCGACAACGCCTACTTCTGCCAGTACGCGCTGTCGGTGATCAAGAAGGACAAGGCGTTCGGCGCCACTGCGTCAGAACGGGCGGCGAACCTCAAGCGCGGTGGCATGCAGGTGTACACCTCGCTCGACCTGCGCGTGCAGAGCGCTGCCGTCGAGTCCGTGCACAGCCGGGTACCCGCCTTCATGTCTGGCATCAACTTGGGCGGCGCGGCCGTCTCGATCGAGGCGAGCACTGGACGCGTCCTGGCCATCGCGCAGAACACCCAGTTCAGCGAGTCCGCGGCGGATGCCAAGAAGAGCGGTATCAGCTCGCAGGTGTTCGCCGCCGATTCTGCCCATAACGGCGCCAACGGCTTCTCGGTCGGTTCGACGTACAAGCTGTTCACGCTGATCGACTGGCTCGAGAAGGGCCACTCTGTGAACGAGACGCTCGACGGCCGGGCATCGGGCACCGCCGGCACGTACAACCGCGACGGCTGCGGCGGTACCTACACGCTGGCGAAGGACAAGGCGATCGGCAACTCAGGCCGGAACAGCGGATATGTGGGCAGCGTCATGCGGTTCACCGCAAGGTCGCTGAACACCGGCTTCCTGGCGATGGCGAAGCAGCTGAACCTCTGCGACATCAACCAGGTCGCCAAGCGCATGGGCGTGCACCTCGGCAGCGGCTGGGACGTGACCAAGCCGGACCAGGAAAAGAACCCCGGTGCCAACGACCCGTTCCCCTCGGTGCTCGGTTCGAAGAACATCGCTCCTATTCAGATCGCCGGCGCCTATGCGACCGTCGCCAACAAGGGCAAGTATTGCGAGCCGCGGGTGATCGACAAGATCATCGGCCAGGACGGCAAGGAGATCGCTCCACCGACGCCCGCGTGCAGCCAGGTGATCTCTCCCGAGGTCGCCGCGACCGCCGCCTACGCGCTGCGAGGCGTGATGGAGGGCGGCACCGGTGGTGGCGCGAACCCGTACGACGGCACCCAGCTGATCGGCAAGACCGGTACCGCCGAGAAAGAGCACACGATGCTGGTCGAGTCCAGCACCAAGGTGACCACCGCAGTCTGGGTGGGCAACATCGTCGGTTTGGTGCCCCTGAAGAAGTTCACGGCGCATGGCGTGCGGCTGAACGACATCCGCTATGGGATGGCCAGAGAGATCCAGCGTGCCGCAAACAAGGCGTATGGCGGCGACGCCTTCCCGACGCCCGACAAGAACCTCACGCGCAGGGTGCTCAAGGACCTGCCGAACGTCGTCGGGATGAGCGTCGACGACGCGAAGAGGACCCTGACTGACGCCGGGTTCCAGGTGAGTGTCGGCACTGCCGTGGACAGCGACCAGCCGGCAGGCAACGTCGCGACTCAGGCACCGGGCGCCGGACAGGTCGCGGCCGGTACGACGGTGACGATCGCGCCCAGCACGGGCAAGCCGAAGGAGACGGGCCTGAAGGTGCCCGACGTCAAGGGCAAGTCCGCTGCCGAGGCGATAGCCGAGCTCAACGGCGCCGGCTTCACGAACATCAACTGGGACGGCCGCTGCGAGCCCAGCTCCAAGGTGGCCGACACCGATCCGGCCGCAGGGTCCACCGCCCAGGCCAACCAGGGGATCAAGGTGAGATGCGAACGGGAAGACGGACATTGA